CCAACGGTGTACAGCCATTTACCGCTGCCGTCGTACAGTCCGGCAATCGCCATTTCTGCCAGCACCTGCGGAACATATTTTTCATTTAGTAGCTGCTTGCCGTTGAATGGCGATTTGCCTTTGTTCGCCAGCACCGCACCCATTTTGGCCAATTGCTCAACGGTGATATCCACCGAGCATTGACGGGTGTAAATTTCGACGGCTTCGTCGGTGTTGCCATAGAAGCTGTTATAGGATTCCATCAGCTTCGCCAGCGCCTGATTGTGCTGGTTGGTTTCCATCTCGGATTTGAAAACCGGCTCGTTAACCGTGAGTTTGGCATCGGCCCAGACGTTCAGGTTGTCGAGGATTTTGTTCCAGCGATCGGTTTTGTCTTTGGCTTCAATCAGGCTTACGGCGCTCATCGCCCCGGCGTTTACCAGCGGGTTTTCAGGCGCGCCTTTGGTTAGCTCAATCGCTAAACCGGAGTTGAAAGGCATGCCGGTGGCATTGGCCCCGAGTTTATCCAGCACCACCTGAGGACCGTGCTGTTCCATGGCGAGCGCCATGGTGAAGACTTTACTCAGGGATTCCATTGGGAAGGGTTTGTTAACATCGCCAACCTGATAGATCTTGCCGTCTACCGTGGCAATGGTGATGGCAAAATTATTCGGGCTATAGGTCGCCAGGGCAGGGATGTAGTCGGCGACTTTTCCATCGTTGTTACTTTTATATTTTTGATGCGCCTGGTCGATAAGCTTTGCGTAATCTGGCGTGGTTTGCGCGAGGGTCGTTGCGCTAAACAAAATGCTGAAGGAAAAAATACTCACGCCGAGAAGAGTTTTAGTCATGGTGCTTTCCTGTTGGTGTTCATCTTGGTGCCGGATGGCGGCGTACCGTCTAATCCGGCCTACGGATAGTTAAACGTTATGTAGGCCGGATAAGCGCAAGCGCCATCCGGCAATAACGTGGTATCAGGACAAAGCGACTTCTGTTTCGGTAACCGGGCGTTCCTGCTCCGGGGTTTTCACCGGCGCTGTTCCACGGCAACCCTGGCCGAAGTGTTCACCTTCCCAACGGCTCACAATGGCAGCGCCCATGGCGTTACTCATGACGTTAGTAGCAGAACGACCCATATCGAGGAACGGATCCACACCCATCAGCAGGATCAGACCGGCTTCCGGAATGTTGAACTGGTTTAGGGTTGCGGCAATAACCACCATGGATGCACGCGGTACGCCCGCCATCCCTTTAGAGGTCAGCATCAGGATTAACAGCATGGTAATTTGCTCGCCCATGCTCAGTTCGATGTTGCACGCCTGGGCAATAAAGACGGTGGCAAAGGAGCAGTACGCCATCGAGCCGACCAGGTTAAAGGAGTAACCGATAGGCAGAACGAAGCTGGCGATTTTGGACGAAACACCGAATTTTTCCAGCTTGTCCAGCGTGCCCGGGAAGGCGGCTTCAGAGCTGGAGGTGGTGAAGGCCAACAGTGCAGGTTCGAGGATTGATTTCGTTAAACGTGCGATGCAAGGCCCAACTATCATGGTTGACAGGCCAATCAGGATCGCCCACAGCATACCTAGCGTCAGGTAGAATTCACCCATAAAGATCCCGGCGCTGACCATCACACCCAGACCACGTTCGGCAATCAGACCTGAAATAGCGGCAAAAACGGTCAATGGCGCAAACAGCATGACGTAGCCCGTCAGCTTCAGCATCACGTGCACCAATGAATCCAGAACCTTGACAATCGGTTCGGCTTTTTCACCAATCGCGGCCAGGCTGCAACCGAGGAAAATTGAGAACACGACGATCTGCAGAATTTCGTTACGGGCCATGGCATCGACAATACTGGTCGGCACTGCGTGCGAGATGAACACCTTCAGCGTGAACGGCTCTGACTTAACTGCAGCAACGGCTCC
The Citrobacter arsenatis DNA segment above includes these coding regions:
- the glsA gene encoding glutaminase A, producing MTKTLLGVSIFSFSILFSATTLAQTTPDYAKLIDQAHQKYKSNNDGKVADYIPALATYSPNNFAITIATVDGKIYQVGDVNKPFPMESLSKVFTMALAMEQHGPQVVLDKLGANATGMPFNSGLAIELTKGAPENPLVNAGAMSAVSLIEAKDKTDRWNKILDNLNVWADAKLTVNEPVFKSEMETNQHNQALAKLMESYNSFYGNTDEAVEIYTRQCSVDITVEQLAKMGAVLANKGKSPFNGKQLLNEKYVPQVLAEMAIAGLYDGSGKWLYTVGIPAKSGVGGGMVAVVPGEYAIAVYSPPLDEAGNSVRAQKTIEYVAEATQANVFLAK
- a CDS encoding dicarboxylate/amino acid:cation symporter, yielding MKKISLTKMIILGLILGMIAGVAINNMVAAETAKSYAADISIFTTIFLRMVKMIIAPLVISTLVVGIAKMGDAKTLGRIFSKTFFLFICASLVSIALGLVIVNIFQPGAGINFVPHDAGAVAAVKSEPFTLKVFISHAVPTSIVDAMARNEILQIVVFSIFLGCSLAAIGEKAEPIVKVLDSLVHVMLKLTGYVMLFAPLTVFAAISGLIAERGLGVMVSAGIFMGEFYLTLGMLWAILIGLSTMIVGPCIARLTKSILEPALLAFTTSSSEAAFPGTLDKLEKFGVSSKIASFVLPIGYSFNLVGSMAYCSFATVFIAQACNIELSMGEQITMLLILMLTSKGMAGVPRASMVVIAATLNQFNIPEAGLILLMGVDPFLDMGRSATNVMSNAMGAAIVSRWEGEHFGQGCRGTAPVKTPEQERPVTETEVALS